From Equus quagga isolate Etosha38 chromosome 3, UCLA_HA_Equagga_1.0, whole genome shotgun sequence, one genomic window encodes:
- the NAAA gene encoding N-acylethanolamine-hydrolyzing acid amidase isoform X1 — MRAVDPGARPALALLLLLAGAGVAAAASPPAPPLFNVSLDAAPELRWLPVLRHFDPDFLRAAMAHILGDGVPKWVHTLLQKAVGVLESFLPQPFTDEIRGMCDVLNISLADGLLINLAYECSAFCTSIVAQDSRGHIYHGRNLDYTFGTFLRKLTVDVQFLKNGQIAFTGTTFIGYVGLWTGQSPHKFTISGDERAKGSWWENMIAALFQRHSPISWVIRTTLSESENFEAAVYKLAKTPLIADVYYIVGGTSPQEGVVITRNRGGPVDIWPLDPLNGAWFRVETNYDHWKPVPKGDDRRTPAIKALNATGQANLSLETLFQVLSVFPVNNNYTIYTTVMSAASPDKYMTRIRNLG; from the exons ATGCGAGCCGTGGACCCGGGCGCGCGCCCCGCGCtggcgctgctgctgctgctggccggGGCCGGGGTGGCGGCCGCCGCCTCGCCCCCAGCTCCGCCGCTCTTCAACGTGAGCCTGGACGCGGCCCCCGAGCTGCGCTGGCTGCCGGTGCTGCGGCACTTCGACCCGGACTTCTTGCGCGCTGCGATGGCGCACATCCTCGG GGATGGGGTCCCCAAGTGGGTCCATACGTTGCTTCAAAAGGCGGTCGGAGTGCTGGAGAGCTTCCTGCCGCAGCCCTTCACCGACGAGATCCGCGGCATGTGCGACGTCCTCAACATCAGCCTGGCCGACGGCCTCCTCATCAACTTGGCCTACGAGTGCTCCGC ATTCTGCACCAGTATTGTGGCTCAAGACTCCAGAGGCCACATTTACCATGGCCGGAATCTGGATTATACTTTTGGAACTTTCTTACGCAAGTTGACCGTGGATGTGCAGTTCTTAAAGAATGGGCAG ATTGCGTTCACAGGAACCACTTTTATTGGCTACGTAGGATTATGGACTGGTCAGAGTCCGCACAAGTTTACCATTTCTGGTGACGAACGAG CTAAAGGCTCGTGGTGGGAGAACATGATCGCTGCCCTCTTTCAGAGACACTCTCCGATCAGCTGGGTCATCCGCACT ACCCTGAGTGAATCAGAAAACTTTGAAGCAGCTGTTTACAAATTGGCCAAGACTCCCCTTATTGCTGATGTTTATTACATTGTTGGTGGCACATCCCCCCAGGAAGGAGTGGTCATCACGAGGAACAGAGGTGGCCCGGTGGACATTTGGCCTCTAGATCCTTTAAATGGAGC GTGGTTCCGAGTTGAGACAAATTATGACCACTGGAAGCCAGTGCCTAAGGGCGATGACCGAAG AACACCTGCCATCAAAGCCCTTAACGCTACGGGCCAGGCAAACCTCAGTCTGGAGACGCTCTTCCAG GTTTTGTCCGTGTTTCCAGTTAATAACAA CTACACGATTTATACCACGGTAATGAGTGCTGCCAGCCCAGACAAGTACATGACTAGGATCCGAAACCTGGGTTAA
- the NAAA gene encoding N-acylethanolamine-hydrolyzing acid amidase isoform X2, translated as MRAVDPGARPALALLLLLAGAGVAAAASPPAPPLFNVSLDAAPELRWLPVLRHFDPDFLRAAMAHILGDGVPKWVHTLLQKAVGVLESFLPQPFTDEIRGMCDVLNISLADGLLINLAYECSAFCTSIVAQDSRGHIYHGRNLDYTFGTFLRKLTVDVQFLKNGQIAFTGTTFIGYVGLWTGQSPHKFTISGDERAKGSWWENMIAALFQRHSPISWVIRTTLSESENFEAAVYKLAKTPLIADVYYIVGGTSPQEGVVITRNRGGPVDIWPLDPLNGATPAIKALNATGQANLSLETLFQVLSVFPVNNNYTIYTTVMSAASPDKYMTRIRNLG; from the exons ATGCGAGCCGTGGACCCGGGCGCGCGCCCCGCGCtggcgctgctgctgctgctggccggGGCCGGGGTGGCGGCCGCCGCCTCGCCCCCAGCTCCGCCGCTCTTCAACGTGAGCCTGGACGCGGCCCCCGAGCTGCGCTGGCTGCCGGTGCTGCGGCACTTCGACCCGGACTTCTTGCGCGCTGCGATGGCGCACATCCTCGG GGATGGGGTCCCCAAGTGGGTCCATACGTTGCTTCAAAAGGCGGTCGGAGTGCTGGAGAGCTTCCTGCCGCAGCCCTTCACCGACGAGATCCGCGGCATGTGCGACGTCCTCAACATCAGCCTGGCCGACGGCCTCCTCATCAACTTGGCCTACGAGTGCTCCGC ATTCTGCACCAGTATTGTGGCTCAAGACTCCAGAGGCCACATTTACCATGGCCGGAATCTGGATTATACTTTTGGAACTTTCTTACGCAAGTTGACCGTGGATGTGCAGTTCTTAAAGAATGGGCAG ATTGCGTTCACAGGAACCACTTTTATTGGCTACGTAGGATTATGGACTGGTCAGAGTCCGCACAAGTTTACCATTTCTGGTGACGAACGAG CTAAAGGCTCGTGGTGGGAGAACATGATCGCTGCCCTCTTTCAGAGACACTCTCCGATCAGCTGGGTCATCCGCACT ACCCTGAGTGAATCAGAAAACTTTGAAGCAGCTGTTTACAAATTGGCCAAGACTCCCCTTATTGCTGATGTTTATTACATTGTTGGTGGCACATCCCCCCAGGAAGGAGTGGTCATCACGAGGAACAGAGGTGGCCCGGTGGACATTTGGCCTCTAGATCCTTTAAATGGAGC AACACCTGCCATCAAAGCCCTTAACGCTACGGGCCAGGCAAACCTCAGTCTGGAGACGCTCTTCCAG GTTTTGTCCGTGTTTCCAGTTAATAACAA CTACACGATTTATACCACGGTAATGAGTGCTGCCAGCCCAGACAAGTACATGACTAGGATCCGAAACCTGGGTTAA